The following coding sequences are from one Panicum hallii strain FIL2 chromosome 5, PHallii_v3.1, whole genome shotgun sequence window:
- the LOC112892382 gene encoding receptor-like protein 51, with amino-acid sequence MDDAALFLPRLLLGIAIVAAIAGAAPLDPQQLLALRALGLGAHPRADPCGGAGAAVNASCDAGAPFRRVTSLALTNCSGTTSVSAAALEALAPSLRALAFADCPAAPPRALPPEQLASGLRAFSCTASLRRLSAVWLSHLANLTELTVADTPLATGSPTELAVVVSHMEHLTRLTISNANLSGFLPHHWHCPNLTHLDLSGNRITGAIPDTLTLLGGITHLNLSSNVLNGAIPNSIGDLISLTTLDLSNNTLSGGIPDTVSTLPELEVLNLGSNRLNGSIPLFLAEMRGLRELNLENNDFDGMVPFNAKFLSRLRVFRAAGNGKLCYNRSVLSAEIAVGVAPCDKYGFPVLPPPATARSERSADYDDGGGDAEADAGADTRGGPSSAVLGAAIGLSCLAFLVILLVCLCKVCR; translated from the coding sequence ATGGACGACGCCGCCCTCTTCCTCCCTCGCCTCCTGCTCGGCATCGCCATCGTCGCGGCCATCGCGGGCGCGGCGCCGCTGGACCCGCAGCAGCTGCTGGCGCTGCGCGCGCTCGGCCTGGGCGCGCACCCGCGCGCGGACccctgcggcggcgcgggcgccgcgGTGAACGCGTCCTGCGACGCTGGGGCGCCGTTCCGGCGCGTCACGTCGCTCGCCCTCACCAACTGCTCCGGCACCACTTCCGTCTCGGCCGCGGCGCTCGAGGCGCTCGCGCCGTCGCTCCGCGCGCTGGCGTTCGCCgactgcccggccgcgccgccgcgggcgctcCCGCCGGAGCAGCTCGCGTCCGGGCTCCGGGCCTTCTCCTGCACCGCctcgctccgccgcctctcCGCGGTGTGGCTCTCCCACCTTGCCAACCTCACCGAGCTTACTGTCGCGGACACGCCCCTCGCGACGGGCTCTCCCACCGAGCTCGCCGTCGTCGTCTCCCACATGGAGCACCTCACCCGCCTCACAATCTCCAACGCCAACCTCTCCGGCTTCCTCCCGCACCACTGGCACTGCCCCAACCTCACCCACCTCGACCTCTCCGGCAACCGCATCACCGGCGCCATCCCGGACACTCTAACGCTCCTCGGCGGCATCACCCACCTCAACCTCAGCTCCAACGTTCTCAATGGGGCGATCCCCAACTCCATCGGGGACCTCATTTCGCTCACCACCCTGGACCTGTCCAACAACACCCTCTCCGGCGGCATTCCGGACACCGTCTCCACGCTGCCGGAGCTGGAGGTGCTCAACCTGGGCTCGAACCGGCTCAACGGGAGCATCCCGCTGTTCCTGGCCGAGATGCGGGGGCTCAGGGAGCTCAACCTCGAGAACAACGACTTCGACGGCATGGTGCCCTTCAACGCCAAGTTCCTGTCGCGGCTGCGTGTGTTCAGGGCCGCCGGGAACGGCAAGCTGTGCTACAACCGGTCTGTGCTTTCCGCCGAGATCGCCGTCGGCGTGGCGCCGTGTGACAAGTACGGGTTCCCGGTGCTGCCGCCCCCGGCCACCGCGCGGTCGGAGCGCAGTGCGGActacgacgacggcggcggggacgcgGAGGCCGACGCCGGCGCGGACACGAGGGGCGGGCCCAGCTCGGCGGTGCTCGGGGCGGCCATCGGTCTGTCCTGCCTGGCGTTCCTGGTCATCTTGCTCGTCTGCCTCTGCAAGGTGTGCCGCTGA